The following coding sequences lie in one Sedimentibacter sp. MB35-C1 genomic window:
- a CDS encoding 2-oxoacid:acceptor oxidoreductase family protein, which produces MKEIRIHGRGGQGAVTTSEIIVYAAVQDGKFGACFPYFGFEKKGGPVSAFVRIDEKKIREKNQVYNPDCIMVIDPSLLNSVDVFVGAKENAILIINSKTIEEIKIPKNITKVAYIDANSASMKIFGRLLPNTIVLGAFVKATNWVSFDKVSEKTQEIWGSKNLDALKCGYNNVVIKEVNGGIIHD; this is translated from the coding sequence ATGAAAGAAATTCGAATTCATGGAAGAGGAGGACAAGGGGCTGTTACTACATCTGAGATAATTGTATATGCTGCAGTTCAAGATGGTAAATTTGGCGCCTGTTTTCCTTATTTTGGGTTTGAAAAAAAAGGTGGCCCAGTTAGCGCCTTTGTAAGAATTGATGAAAAGAAAATAAGAGAAAAAAACCAAGTTTACAATCCAGACTGCATAATGGTAATTGACCCATCGCTGCTAAATAGTGTAGATGTTTTTGTTGGAGCAAAGGAAAACGCTATACTTATTATTAACTCTAAAACAATTGAAGAAATTAAAATCCCTAAAAATATAACTAAAGTGGCTTACATAGACGCAAATTCTGCTTCAATGAAGATATTTGGAAGATTATTGCCAAACACTATTGTGTTAGGTGCATTTGTCAAAGCAACAAACTGGGTAAGCTTTGATAAGGTTAGTGAGAAGACTCAGGAGATTTGGGGCTCTAAGAACCTTGATGCGTTGAAGTGCGGATATAATAATGTTGTTATAAAGGAAGTGAATGGAGGTATTATTCATGATTAA